The candidate division WOR-3 bacterium genome has a window encoding:
- a CDS encoding C25 family cysteine peptidase, with product MRHKVIVTLITLSFGLTGYSVGTGWSKTFQFSPQSFTVEQIYRDGRAFTILAPKQDPQLNRYHLTVDYTRETGKPTLPIYLFTLVIPQGMKPGSVMVTPENILTLKAENPPFPAQPPVPISQRNLPQFVEPDPTVYQGTNPWPENLISVSSVGIKSGFRLVTITLNPVRYDPKTQSYIIASRLSLSITYEPDPSAENITLTEKQRKLFSAAVQSIVANPEDVSRYAPPKKETDFGTYDYVIITNSTLEPYFQPLVNWRTRMGYSTVVRTTSWINSNYSGRDLQEKIRNFIRDYFNNYGTMWVLLGGDISVVPCRQARATVGSYIGNIPCDLYYVDLQWSWDSNNDNIFGEYGRDTTDLYYDLYVGRASVDDTNQVKTFVNKVITHETNPPTDYLRRILLVEASLWSGYNDSMCNDSIRNLLPSGWTEVRIHYPTNRTMVRDSLNHGFQFAHLVGHGDDTAVYHSSTFYSAGVTSGHNNGSRVGLINSIACYPGNFEFSDCLAEASHNCATGGALNVIMNSRYGWGSPPNLGPSEKLDIRFYDYFFNHDTMPIGLTHAESKEVYRNLANNSDGVWRWCYFELNYFGDPLQLMYEQIPAQLDAQFASPINIGIQNFTVTVRSGSNPVSGALVCLWKGSEVYTRNYTNAAGQVTFSINPTTPGYLYVTATKPNYLPDRDSAQVIATNLDVGVTRIIQPTGTVDYGTPIVPQARVRNYSPVPVTNCPVRFTIGSSYTADTIIPYIGAQDSALATFSVWTAQPAGNLAVRCSTMLAGDTYPANNRLSSSVFVRYRDVGVVSISVPATVDSGTVVPLQATVRNYGNTNETFSIVLSISGTGYNQTRTKTLAAGTIDTVNFPSWTALQRGTRTVRCSTELSGDNNPGNDRATANVFVRVRDVACTKILSPIGNVDSASSLPVQARVRNFGNTTENFRAIFRITGTTTWLDSALVNNLPPGESVNVFFTNWPCGPRGNYTTACSTKLTGDLVPANDRVTGSFVLAVHDIAARAIVSPSAFVDSNSTVPVRVTVANFGSVEENARVFVRIGSFYNDSLVTTINPGALDTINLTPWRVNAPRGTLPVRCSVYVANDANRSNDTIGSSTTVLVHDVAAVAIVAPVGDVDSGAVVAPRVRIRNFGSTGEVFFCRFTITDGYLAQLSVSLSAGADTVISFPDWYANTPGLFSTRCTTLLSRDQNPSNDRAIGTVSVVGTDVGVVQIVAPSGDVDPGDITPIARVANYSPTARSFKTFLKITGASGTVFSDSVLVNLLPKDSTRDVQFSTWRANPGIYTVRCSVGLGDPNPRNDTLSTVCRVVMRDIGLVSLSPQGDMRPMIVSPIARAKNFGSIPSACQVFLTIIDTVSGRQIYYDSVAATDLAPGETRDLRLPPWAATIGYYRLIAAVVAPGDAEPANDSLNVKLRVSPGALGWQRRPDLPPGANPVKHGGALTGIETDSARIYALRGNKTLDFYAYNVPTGIWRGLPAMPQGPSGKPVRKGGALCSDGERYVYATKGNGTLEFWRYDVIDNTWTQLPDVPAGSKTLKGGTGLAYVNRDNSGFVYLLKGSNTFEFYVYSVETNTWRALAQAPAGPSGKKFKSGSALCAHGSDHLYAIKSKVNEFYEYSIEEDAWHTKTPVPDYSSSGKRSRCGEGCGITSDGDNTLYALTGGNRNYFYCFNLTTNNWYELSEMPEGPAGKRVKAGGALTFLRRQVWALRGNGTNEFYVYIPDTMNLFSPPAPRRNGISADLTPRTENSIIALTPNPAHHILTITAPANAPLKIELLNSLGTLVKSEFFPAGPIHRIDVSDLTNGIYLIRVSTPSGIVQTRKLVIQH from the coding sequence ATGAGGCACAAAGTCATTGTTACGCTTATCACATTGTCATTTGGACTGACCGGCTATTCAGTCGGTACTGGTTGGTCGAAAACATTTCAATTTTCGCCTCAGTCATTTACTGTGGAACAGATTTACCGGGATGGCAGGGCATTCACTATCCTTGCCCCCAAACAAGACCCGCAACTCAACCGTTACCATCTGACGGTTGACTACACCCGGGAAACGGGCAAACCAACCCTTCCCATTTACCTGTTCACTCTTGTCATCCCCCAGGGAATGAAACCGGGCTCAGTTATGGTCACGCCGGAAAACATCTTGACATTAAAGGCAGAAAACCCACCGTTCCCGGCGCAACCACCGGTGCCGATTTCCCAGCGCAACCTGCCGCAATTTGTCGAACCCGACCCTACAGTGTATCAGGGTACTAACCCCTGGCCCGAAAACCTAATTTCAGTCAGTTCGGTTGGCATCAAATCCGGGTTCCGGCTTGTAACCATCACCCTGAATCCGGTCCGCTATGACCCTAAAACCCAATCTTACATCATCGCCTCCAGATTAAGTCTATCAATAACATACGAACCCGACCCCTCGGCGGAAAACATCACCTTGACCGAAAAGCAGCGCAAACTTTTCTCGGCTGCGGTCCAATCCATCGTTGCAAACCCAGAAGATGTGTCGCGCTACGCACCCCCCAAAAAGGAAACCGACTTTGGCACCTACGACTATGTCATAATAACCAACAGCACCCTTGAACCCTATTTCCAGCCCTTGGTCAACTGGCGGACCAGAATGGGCTACTCAACCGTTGTCCGCACCACCTCCTGGATAAACTCCAACTACTCGGGTCGGGACCTCCAGGAAAAAATCCGCAACTTCATCCGGGACTACTTCAACAACTATGGCACAATGTGGGTGCTCTTGGGCGGCGACATCAGCGTCGTTCCCTGCCGTCAGGCGCGCGCCACCGTTGGTAGTTACATCGGTAACATCCCGTGCGATTTGTACTATGTTGACCTCCAGTGGTCCTGGGACTCAAACAACGACAACATCTTTGGTGAGTATGGCAGGGACACAACTGACCTGTACTACGACCTCTATGTTGGTCGGGCAAGTGTTGACGACACCAATCAGGTGAAAACCTTTGTCAATAAGGTCATCACCCATGAAACAAATCCGCCCACCGACTACCTGCGCCGCATCCTCCTTGTTGAAGCCTCTCTCTGGAGCGGCTACAACGACTCAATGTGCAACGACTCAATCCGCAATCTTCTGCCTTCGGGCTGGACTGAGGTCCGTATTCACTATCCAACCAACAGAACGATGGTGCGCGACTCGCTTAACCACGGGTTCCAGTTCGCCCATCTCGTGGGCCATGGCGACGATACCGCCGTTTACCACTCATCAACTTTCTACTCAGCCGGTGTCACCTCGGGCCACAACAACGGTTCCCGGGTTGGTTTGATAAACTCTATCGCCTGCTATCCGGGAAACTTTGAGTTCTCGGACTGCCTTGCCGAGGCGAGCCACAACTGCGCCACCGGTGGTGCCCTCAATGTCATTATGAACTCCCGCTACGGCTGGGGTTCACCACCGAATCTCGGTCCTTCGGAAAAACTGGACATCCGTTTCTACGACTACTTCTTCAATCACGACACAATGCCCATCGGCTTAACCCATGCCGAATCTAAAGAAGTTTATCGGAATTTGGCTAACAACAGTGACGGTGTCTGGCGCTGGTGTTACTTTGAACTGAACTACTTCGGTGACCCGCTCCAGTTGATGTATGAACAAATTCCGGCGCAACTTGACGCCCAATTCGCTTCACCAATCAACATCGGCATCCAGAACTTCACCGTTACCGTCCGCTCGGGTTCAAACCCGGTATCTGGTGCCCTGGTTTGCCTCTGGAAAGGTAGCGAGGTGTACACCCGTAACTACACCAACGCTGCCGGACAGGTTACATTCTCCATCAACCCAACCACCCCAGGCTATCTCTATGTAACTGCGACCAAACCAAACTACCTGCCGGACCGCGACTCAGCTCAGGTTATCGCCACCAACCTTGATGTCGGGGTTACGCGCATCATCCAGCCAACCGGTACTGTCGATTACGGCACCCCCATCGTACCTCAGGCGCGCGTCCGCAACTACTCACCGGTACCGGTCACAAACTGCCCGGTCCGCTTCACCATCGGCTCGTCATACACCGCGGACACCATCATCCCTTACATCGGCGCCCAGGACTCTGCCCTTGCCACCTTTTCGGTATGGACCGCCCAACCCGCTGGCAACCTTGCGGTCCGGTGCTCCACAATGCTCGCCGGTGATACCTACCCGGCAAACAATCGCCTCAGCAGCTCGGTTTTTGTCCGCTATCGCGATGTTGGAGTAGTCTCCATCTCGGTACCGGCAACGGTTGACTCAGGCACCGTTGTCCCGCTTCAAGCCACGGTACGCAACTACGGCAACACCAACGAAACCTTTTCGATTGTCCTGTCTATAAGCGGCACCGGCTACAACCAGACCCGCACCAAAACCCTTGCCGCCGGCACGATTGACACCGTTAACTTCCCCTCCTGGACCGCACTGCAGCGGGGCACGCGCACGGTACGGTGTTCCACCGAACTTTCTGGTGACAACAACCCGGGCAACGACCGTGCAACCGCCAATGTGTTTGTCCGGGTCCGCGATGTCGCCTGTACAAAGATTCTCTCGCCGATTGGCAATGTTGACTCGGCATCAAGTTTACCGGTCCAGGCTCGGGTCCGGAACTTCGGGAACACAACCGAAAACTTCCGGGCAATCTTCCGTATCACCGGCACCACCACCTGGCTTGACAGTGCTCTGGTAAACAACCTCCCCCCGGGTGAGTCAGTTAATGTCTTTTTCACCAACTGGCCCTGTGGTCCGCGCGGGAACTACACCACCGCCTGCTCAACTAAACTTACCGGTGATTTGGTTCCGGCGAACGACCGTGTAACCGGCTCATTCGTTCTTGCGGTACACGACATCGCTGCGCGGGCGATTGTGTCGCCTTCGGCTTTTGTGGACTCCAACTCAACGGTGCCAGTTCGGGTAACGGTCGCCAATTTCGGCTCGGTCGAGGAGAATGCCCGAGTTTTTGTTCGCATCGGCTCCTTTTACAACGACTCTTTGGTAACAACGATTAACCCCGGGGCGCTCGATACAATCAACTTGACACCCTGGCGGGTCAACGCCCCGCGTGGCACTCTGCCGGTTCGCTGTTCGGTCTATGTGGCAAACGATGCCAACCGCAGCAACGATACGATAGGGTCAAGTACAACTGTGCTGGTGCACGATGTCGCGGCGGTTGCCATTGTTGCACCGGTGGGCGATGTTGATTCGGGCGCCGTGGTTGCTCCTCGGGTTCGCATCCGCAACTTCGGTTCAACCGGTGAGGTGTTCTTCTGCCGGTTCACCATCACTGATGGCTACCTTGCGCAACTGTCCGTCTCTCTGTCCGCGGGCGCCGATACGGTGATATCGTTCCCGGACTGGTATGCTAACACTCCGGGGCTTTTCAGCACCCGCTGTACCACATTACTGTCTCGGGACCAGAACCCATCTAACGACCGTGCCATTGGAACGGTCAGCGTGGTTGGTACCGATGTCGGGGTTGTTCAGATTGTCGCACCGAGCGGTGATGTCGACCCGGGTGATATAACTCCGATTGCCCGCGTTGCCAACTACTCGCCCACTGCCCGCTCGTTTAAAACCTTCTTAAAGATAACGGGCGCCTCAGGCACGGTGTTCTCCGATTCCGTCCTTGTCAACCTCCTGCCCAAAGACTCAACCCGTGATGTTCAGTTTTCAACCTGGCGCGCCAATCCTGGAATTTACACTGTGCGTTGTTCAGTTGGGCTCGGCGACCCGAATCCAAGAAACGACACCCTTTCAACTGTCTGTCGGGTAGTGATGCGGGATATCGGGCTGGTTTCGCTTTCACCCCAGGGTGATATGCGACCGATGATTGTTTCACCCATCGCCCGGGCAAAGAACTTTGGTTCAATCCCGAGCGCGTGCCAGGTATTTCTGACCATCATTGACACGGTCAGTGGCCGTCAGATTTATTACGATTCGGTCGCAGCAACAGACCTTGCCCCAGGCGAAACCCGGGATTTGCGTCTGCCACCCTGGGCGGCAACCATCGGTTACTATCGGCTGATTGCCGCGGTTGTCGCGCCCGGTGATGCCGAACCGGCAAACGACAGTTTGAATGTGAAACTGCGTGTCTCGCCCGGTGCCCTTGGCTGGCAACGCCGGCCCGATTTGCCGCCGGGTGCCAATCCGGTAAAACACGGTGGCGCCCTGACCGGCATTGAAACCGATTCCGCCCGAATCTACGCCCTGCGTGGTAACAAAACGCTCGACTTTTATGCTTACAATGTGCCGACCGGTATCTGGCGCGGGCTCCCGGCAATGCCCCAAGGTCCATCAGGTAAACCGGTGCGCAAAGGTGGTGCGCTCTGCTCAGATGGTGAACGGTATGTTTATGCGACAAAAGGTAACGGTACGCTCGAATTCTGGCGCTACGATGTCATTGACAACACCTGGACGCAACTGCCCGATGTACCCGCCGGCAGCAAAACTTTAAAGGGTGGCACCGGCTTAGCCTATGTCAACAGGGATAACAGCGGCTTTGTTTACCTTCTGAAGGGTTCTAACACCTTCGAATTCTATGTCTATTCAGTCGAAACCAACACCTGGCGTGCTCTGGCTCAGGCGCCCGCTGGTCCTTCTGGGAAAAAGTTTAAGTCCGGCTCGGCGCTCTGTGCCCACGGCTCAGACCATCTCTATGCCATCAAATCAAAGGTCAACGAGTTTTACGAGTATTCAATTGAAGAAGACGCCTGGCATACGAAGACACCGGTGCCTGATTACTCATCTTCGGGCAAGCGTTCGCGCTGTGGAGAGGGGTGCGGTATTACCAGTGATGGTGACAATACACTTTACGCACTTACGGGCGGTAACCGTAACTACTTCTACTGCTTCAATTTGACGACGAACAACTGGTATGAACTGTCAGAGATGCCCGAAGGACCTGCAGGTAAACGGGTAAAGGCAGGTGGTGCCTTAACCTTCCTGCGCCGGCAGGTCTGGGCATTGCGAGGCAACGGCACCAACGAGTTCTACGTGTACATTCCCGACACGATGAACCTATTTTCACCACCGGCGCCACGGCGCAACGGAATATCGGCTGACCTTACACCCCGGACCGAAAACTCAATTATCGCGCTTACGCCCAACCCGGCACATCACATATTGACCATCACGGCGCCGGCTAACGCACCGCTCAAGATAGAACTCCTCAACTCCCTTGGCACTCTGGTCAAATCCGAGTTTTTCCCAGCCGGCCCAATACATCGCATTGATGTCTCCGACTTAACAAATGGCATCTACCTCATTCGTGTGTCAACCCCATCCGGTATCGTACAGACAAGAAAGCTGGTCATCCAGCATTAA
- the hutH gene encoding histidine ammonia-lyase, translating into MAIVLDGKGLKIEDIVRVARDREKVELSAAARERINRCREFVEDKIRQRAVMYGITTGIGELSEVVLSPEQIRQFQRYLVYSHSAGCGEPLPEEVVRAAICSRINVLANGHSGIRLAVVELLVEMLNRGVTPVVFDRGSVGACGDLSPMSQMALVLLGEGEAIFQGRRMKGAEALAAAGLKPIEFEARDGLATINGSNMTAGMGALELFDAQRLIKTSEIAAALTLEVLNANMAAYDERIHKVRGYAGAIACAENIRRLTAESEMLKQPGKKVQDAYALRSTPQVVGGAKDALVWARQMFETELNGVGDNPLFFPEDQAYLTGANFQGTPLALALDLTGTAVTMIAVLVERRTNRLLNRNLSVGLPAFLTKGAGMFSGLMLTQYTQGMLICENRILSAPASTGSIPAAADQEDFVSMSFTSARKMAQILENAWYVIAIELLAGAQAVEFRKPLRLGVGTNRAYQAIRSVVERLEEDRPLQYDINRLKALASSGELLAQVEAEVGPLK; encoded by the coding sequence ATGGCGATTGTACTGGATGGTAAAGGTTTGAAAATTGAGGATATTGTTCGGGTGGCAAGGGACCGGGAGAAGGTGGAACTTTCGGCTGCGGCGCGAGAACGGATAAATCGATGTCGGGAGTTTGTTGAGGACAAAATTCGCCAGCGGGCGGTGATGTACGGGATTACCACTGGCATCGGCGAGCTCTCCGAAGTTGTATTATCGCCGGAACAGATAAGGCAGTTTCAGCGGTATCTTGTTTATTCCCATTCTGCCGGATGCGGCGAGCCGTTACCCGAAGAGGTGGTGCGGGCTGCAATCTGTTCCCGGATAAATGTGTTGGCGAATGGCCATTCGGGTATCAGACTGGCGGTCGTTGAGCTTCTGGTAGAGATGCTCAATCGCGGTGTAACTCCGGTTGTTTTTGACCGGGGTTCAGTTGGTGCCTGTGGCGACCTGTCACCGATGAGTCAGATGGCGCTGGTACTTTTGGGTGAAGGTGAGGCAATATTCCAAGGTCGCCGGATGAAAGGTGCGGAGGCGCTGGCTGCTGCCGGACTGAAGCCGATTGAATTTGAAGCCCGGGATGGACTGGCAACGATTAACGGTTCCAATATGACCGCGGGGATGGGCGCGCTGGAGCTGTTTGATGCCCAGCGGCTGATAAAAACTTCTGAGATTGCGGCGGCGCTGACGCTTGAAGTGCTCAATGCCAATATGGCAGCGTACGACGAGCGGATTCATAAGGTGCGGGGCTATGCGGGTGCGATTGCATGTGCCGAGAATATCCGGCGGCTAACCGCCGAATCCGAGATGCTGAAACAGCCGGGCAAAAAGGTTCAGGACGCCTATGCGCTAAGGTCAACACCCCAGGTGGTGGGCGGTGCTAAGGATGCGCTTGTCTGGGCACGACAGATGTTTGAGACCGAGTTGAACGGGGTTGGCGACAATCCGCTGTTTTTCCCAGAAGACCAGGCTTACCTCACGGGTGCGAATTTTCAGGGAACACCACTGGCGTTAGCGCTGGATTTGACCGGTACGGCGGTAACGATGATTGCGGTTTTGGTTGAGCGACGGACGAACCGGCTTTTAAACCGCAACCTTTCGGTCGGGCTGCCGGCTTTCTTGACCAAGGGCGCCGGTATGTTTTCGGGCTTGATGTTGACCCAGTACACGCAGGGGATGCTAATTTGTGAAAACCGCATTCTGTCCGCACCGGCATCAACCGGTTCGATTCCGGCGGCTGCCGACCAGGAAGATTTTGTATCTATGTCCTTTACATCAGCCCGGAAAATGGCACAGATTCTCGAGAACGCCTGGTATGTGATTGCGATTGAACTGCTCGCCGGGGCGCAAGCGGTTGAATTCCGCAAACCATTGAGACTTGGTGTCGGGACAAACCGGGCTTATCAAGCGATACGGTCAGTTGTTGAAAGGCTGGAAGAGGACCGGCCGTTGCAGTACGACATCAACCGGCTGAAAGCGCTGGCGAGTTCGGGCGAGCTCTTGGCGCAGGTTGAGGCCGAAGTTGGTCCCCTGAAATAA
- a CDS encoding peptidyl-prolyl cis-trans isomerase, with protein sequence MLSTMRKRVKVIMFIVAAAFIAGFLMSELWQLIRYRERGGRRQILSSGVGKVGNQTIGFDEYRQVREFITQKYRKDSLFRDLTNEDETRIEHLTWDYLIKELTWNKVLQESKLNITEGELEWIITHFPPQALQDHPDLMTDGKFDTTKYLQALQNPQNRPFFAQYAREIYEQLRPQKLQMYVAGALQVSEAEVEDALSRANTVTSVTALRFGPGSLTEEEKKFEPTEAQMRAYYRAHIKEYQPKEEIREVRFVFFPFSVTQQDSVAARERIEEAYRRLQAADPTSIRDSFEMVSYTFGDFEPETAAVALTLSQFFPATESVIRRLKPGQFSRPVVAENGWQIVFLDSARNDTVWVRRVRVRIKPDESRELALLDRVKTFIDQAQADNFDSVAARENLTIAPTPARIVGKKKLNWAVEIYNPGQLVEWAREANPGDILDVPLRGPYGFYVFQLSKIVPVKPAPFEQVKEAVRWKLRQEEQKKLWRKKAQDAVAEIKAGKALEQYASEHPGVELIQEEIKGIYDYMARGRFGAEFVLAALALEPGQTTGPIETNWSSFIIRCDSKRQAEPPVMTADKFIEQKQQRLFQELWQKITEEPESRDLRLFRGY encoded by the coding sequence ATGTTGAGTACAATGCGCAAACGGGTTAAGGTGATTATGTTTATTGTCGCGGCGGCATTTATCGCCGGGTTTCTGATGAGCGAATTGTGGCAGCTCATCCGCTACCGGGAAAGAGGTGGTCGGCGCCAGATTCTTTCGAGTGGAGTTGGTAAGGTGGGCAATCAGACCATCGGATTTGACGAATATCGGCAGGTACGGGAGTTCATTACCCAGAAGTATCGAAAGGACAGCCTGTTCCGTGACCTGACAAATGAAGACGAGACGAGAATTGAACATCTTACCTGGGATTACCTGATAAAAGAGCTGACTTGGAATAAGGTTTTGCAGGAGTCAAAACTGAACATAACCGAGGGCGAACTGGAGTGGATTATCACCCACTTTCCCCCGCAGGCGCTGCAAGACCATCCCGATTTAATGACTGATGGTAAGTTTGACACCACGAAGTACCTTCAGGCGCTCCAGAACCCGCAAAACCGACCGTTCTTCGCGCAATATGCCCGGGAGATTTACGAGCAGTTGCGGCCCCAAAAGTTACAGATGTATGTTGCTGGTGCCTTACAGGTGAGTGAAGCCGAGGTTGAAGATGCCCTATCCCGGGCGAACACCGTTACCAGTGTTACCGCCCTGCGTTTCGGACCAGGCTCCCTAACGGAAGAGGAAAAGAAGTTTGAGCCCACCGAAGCCCAGATGCGCGCCTATTATCGCGCGCACATTAAAGAGTATCAGCCTAAAGAGGAAATCCGGGAAGTACGTTTTGTATTCTTTCCCTTTAGTGTTACCCAACAGGATTCGGTGGCGGCGCGGGAGCGTATCGAAGAGGCTTACCGACGGTTACAGGCGGCAGACCCAACAAGTATCCGCGACAGTTTTGAGATGGTTTCCTACACCTTTGGTGATTTCGAACCAGAGACCGCAGCCGTTGCCTTGACCTTATCGCAATTTTTCCCGGCAACCGAATCGGTGATACGGCGCTTAAAGCCCGGACAGTTCAGCCGACCGGTTGTCGCCGAAAACGGCTGGCAGATTGTATTTCTTGATAGCGCTCGCAACGACACCGTCTGGGTCCGGCGGGTTCGCGTGCGCATCAAGCCGGACGAGAGCCGGGAACTGGCGCTGCTCGACCGGGTGAAGACTTTTATCGACCAGGCACAGGCGGACAATTTTGATTCGGTGGCGGCGCGCGAGAATTTGACAATTGCCCCGACGCCGGCACGCATTGTTGGGAAAAAGAAGCTGAACTGGGCGGTGGAGATTTACAACCCGGGCCAACTGGTGGAATGGGCACGGGAGGCAAATCCAGGTGATATCCTTGATGTTCCGCTACGCGGTCCTTACGGGTTTTATGTTTTTCAGTTGAGCAAGATTGTCCCGGTTAAGCCGGCGCCCTTTGAACAGGTAAAAGAGGCGGTGCGCTGGAAACTGCGTCAGGAGGAGCAAAAGAAGTTGTGGCGCAAGAAGGCACAGGATGCGGTTGCCGAAATCAAGGCTGGGAAGGCGCTGGAACAGTATGCGAGCGAGCACCCCGGGGTTGAGTTGATTCAAGAAGAGATCAAGGGTATTTATGACTATATGGCACGAGGCCGGTTTGGTGCGGAGTTCGTATTGGCGGCGCTGGCACTGGAACCAGGTCAGACCACAGGTCCGATTGAGACCAACTGGAGTAGTTTCATCATTCGCTGCGATAGCAAGCGGCAGGCCGAACCGCCGGTTATGACAGCCGATAAATTCATCGAACAAAAACAGCAGCGTCTGTTTCAAGAGTTGTGGCAGAAAATCACCGAGGAGCCAGAATCAAGAGACCTACGTCTGTTTCGGGGATATTGA
- a CDS encoding Mut7-C RNAse domain-containing protein, with amino-acid sequence MKSADSPRLYCDVMLGKLAQKLRLYGLDVRYERNRSGMAAYRDARAEGRVFLTRNRRLQNLPGVLFVEKEKPVEQIAELKNRLGLRQAALEKKGEAGLLSRCLVCNEPLARITRDEARPAVPFFIYQIHYEFRRCPKCRRIYWPGSHVQNMLKDVKSKG; translated from the coding sequence ATGAAATCTGCGGATTCGCCCCGGCTTTACTGTGATGTGATGCTGGGTAAACTGGCACAGAAGTTACGGCTGTACGGTCTGGATGTTAGGTATGAAAGGAACCGTAGCGGCATGGCAGCGTATCGCGATGCCCGTGCTGAAGGCAGGGTTTTTTTAACCCGCAACCGGCGACTGCAAAATTTGCCCGGGGTTTTGTTTGTTGAGAAAGAAAAGCCGGTGGAGCAGATAGCAGAGTTAAAAAACCGGCTGGGTTTGAGGCAGGCTGCTTTGGAGAAAAAGGGCGAAGCCGGACTGCTATCACGGTGTCTGGTTTGCAATGAGCCGCTGGCAAGGATAACCCGGGATGAGGCACGGCCGGCGGTGCCGTTTTTTATTTATCAGATTCATTATGAGTTTCGGCGCTGTCCGAAGTGTCGTCGGATTTACTGGCCCGGCAGTCATGTGCAGAATATGTTGAAAGATGTTAAGAGTAAAGGTTAG